The [Clostridium] scindens ATCC 35704 nucleotide sequence AGACGGAGATCGCGTTAAAGCAGCTGAAAGAAAATGGTTATGACATTACATTTGCGGAGTCGGCAAGAGCAGACGGAGGATGCGTCATGAGAGGCAACGATGTCCTTCAGGGCTCTCCGGACATCATGGTATGTGATTCATTGTCAGGAAACATCCTGATTAAGATGCTGTCTTCCTATACGACAGGAGGAAGTTTCGAGGCATCCGGATACGGATATGGACCGGGAATCGGTGAAGGCTATGACCAGCTGGTCATGATTGTATCCCGTGCTTCCGGCGCGCCGCTGATCGCTGGAGCGATCCGCTATGCGGCACAGTTGGTAAGAGGCAAGATATTCGAAGTTGCAAAGAAGGAATTCGAGGCTGCCAACAATGCAGGCCTTAAAGATATTCTTGCAGCGAGAAAGGCTGCCGATAAGCCGGCTGCAGCGCAGGAAGAAATTACGGCACCTCCGAAAGAGGTAGTAACCTCGCAGATAGCAGGAATCGAGATCATGGATCTGGAAGACGGCGTAAAAGCCCTCTGGAAGATCGGCATCTATGCAGAGAGTGGTATGGGCTGCACAGGACCGATTATCCTGGTATCTGACGCGAATCTTGCAAAGGCAGAAGAAGAACTGAAAAAGGCAGGATATATTAATTAGCATTTATTCGGTGATAACACCAGATTGTTTAAGGGAAGTGGCATCTTGATGTGTCAAGATGCCACTTCCCTTTATCCCCTTATGGTTTTATAATGAAACCGTGAGGTGTTAATAGTATGGAAGCGGTTATAAAAATGACGGTTCCAGCAGTAAGGCACCACGTTCGCTGGAGGCAGATTGCGGACGGAGTCTTGCTGGCTGGAGTATTAGCGACCCTGTATATCTATGCAAGAGTTCAGGGATCGACATGTGCGAAAATGTCGGGAAGCGCTGGAAATGGATATGAAATTTCGGATGGGGGAATGTCCATTCCCGCGCAGGAACTTCCGGATACGGCGATAGGAGTGATCGATATCTCCGGGCTTGGAGGGCTGATCGCGGTCAGAAGAAGTATGGAGCAGGCTCCCGTGTCGGTGGACGAGGACAGTCAGGCGCTGCCGTTCGCGGCTCCAATACCGGACATAACCTTGCAGGTGCCTGAGACAGGCTTGAACGGTGGCGGCAAAGATGAGGAAAATGACGTTTCCATAACGGCTTTGACGGTATCTGTATATGGCAATAGTGGCATTCCGGAACTTACTACATTTACAGTAGAGCAAGAGAACTTCGATGCAGCGTCCCTTGAGATTCCAAGAAGGCTTGGAAAGGAGTTTGACGGCTGGTATCTGGATGCCGACGGTACAAAGCCTTTTGAAGGGCTGGCAGAGAATCAGAAGGCATTAGAATTGTATGCAGGCTGGAAAGAGTTCGACGGATTTATCTGTAATGATGAGGGACATGTCACTAGCTACACGGATCTTTCTGTGGCAACGGGTGGAATCCTGGCATTTCCCAGAAGCCCGGACTGTACAGGAGTAGAGTACGGCTCTTTGGAAGGCCTGGAAGATATTGTGATGGAAGTCTATATCCATACCAATATTACTTATATCGCGCCGGAAACCTTTGATCATCTGCGCTTTCTGATGTACATCGAAGTGGCGCCGGGGAATCCCAATTACTACAGTGAAGACGGAATCTTATATTCTTCCTCAGGGGAACTGGTGGCTTATCCGAATGGAAGAAATTTATAGAGGGCAGGACCTTTTGCAGTTTGAAAGGTCTTGCCCTAAAATTTACAAAAATATACTATAATTTTAGGTATGCCGGTGCTATAATAGATTGGATTAAATTTTTACAGGGAGCAGGATATGAATATTCAACTGATAACCGAAGGCAAGAAAAACTATATGGATATGCTGCTGATGGCCGACCCGCAGGAGGATATGATTGACAAATATCTTGATAAAGGAGAGATGTTCATTCTGATAGATCAGGGCGAGGTCAGGACAGTCTGTGTCGTGGAACTGCTGAAAAACAGGAAATGCGAGCTGAAGAATATCGCAACTAGGGAAGGCGACCAGGGAAAAGGCTATGGAAAGTATATGATCCATTTTATCTGCGAGCATTACAGCAACCGATGCGATACCATGTATGTAGGTACGGGGAACTGCGCGAAGTCTATTGGATTCTATGAAAAGTGCGGATTCGCCAATTCCCATATTTTGGCTAATTTTTTTACGGATAATTACCGAGAGCCA carries:
- the grdD gene encoding glycine/sarcosine/betaine reductase complex component C subunit alpha; translation: MANNIEKMIATTFMEMAEGLETGSFGKKPKIALTGMGSEHGEANAMEAAVAAAKEGIDVYYIGTLEAEGVTTVKVANDEEGHKKMEELLKNKEVDGAVTMHFPFPIGVSTVGRAITPAKGKEMYVATTTGTSSADRIEGMIKNAIYGIIAAKACGNANPTVGILNVDGARQTEIALKQLKENGYDITFAESARADGGCVMRGNDVLQGSPDIMVCDSLSGNILIKMLSSYTTGGSFEASGYGYGPGIGEGYDQLVMIVSRASGAPLIAGAIRYAAQLVRGKIFEVAKKEFEAANNAGLKDILAARKAADKPAAAQEEITAPPKEVVTSQIAGIEIMDLEDGVKALWKIGIYAESGMGCTGPIILVSDANLAKAEEELKKAGYIN